Below is a genomic region from Saccharomyces eubayanus strain FM1318 chromosome XV, whole genome shotgun sequence.
AGAACTGTAAAAAACACTTACCCTTTGGACTGAATATCACTCTTTACATCCTGGCGGAAATGGCTATTATTGCGACAGATCTGGCCGAGGTGGTGGGAACTGCCATTTCGCTGAACATTCTATTCCATATACCGCTGGCATTGGGTGTTATTCTCACTGTGGTAGATGTCTTGATTGTTCTGCTCGCTTACAAACCCAACGGATCTATGAAAGGCATCAGGGTTTTTGAGGCGTTTGTTTCGTTATTAGTGGTTCTGACCGTGGTTTGCTTTACGGTGGAATTGTTTTACGCGAAATTAGGTCCTGCCAAGGAGATATTCTCAGGCTTTCTCCCCAGCAAAGCCGTCTTCGAAGGTGACGGTTTGTATTTGAGTTTGGCGATTTTAGGTGCCACAGTAATGCCTCACTCATTGTATTTGGGGTCGGGTGTGGTTCAACCAAGACTGAGAGAGTACGACATCAAGAACGGACTTTATTCGCCAGACCTTGATGATATGGACAACAATCACCATAATTATAGACCCTCTTATGAGGCAATTAGTGAAACTTTGCACTTCACTATAGCAGAATTACTGGTTTCGTTGTTCACTGTGGCGCTATTTGTCAACTGTGCCATTCTTATAGTCTCTGGTGCCACATTATATGGAACAACTCAAAACTCAGAGGAAGCTGATTTGTTTTCCATTTACAACCTGCTATGCAGCtctctttcaaaaggtGCCGGTACGGTATTCGTGCTGGCGTTATTGTTTTCAGGACAGAGCGCAGGAATCGTGTGTACCTTGAGTGGACAGATGGTAAGTGAAGGTTTCTTAAACTGGACTGTGTCACCGGCATTGAGAAGATCTGCAACAAGAGCGGTAGCCATCACACCGTGCCTGATTCTCGTCCTTGTAGCAGGGCGCAGTGGTCTCTCCGGTGCTCTTAATGCGTCACAAGTGGTGCTTTCTCTACTGTTGCCCTTCGTATCTGCACCACTGCTCTACTTCACTTCAAGCAAGAATATCATGCGCGTACAGCTCAACCGTGACAAAGACCTCTCAAGAACTTCGGACAAGAAAGACGTGGGTCAACgaaatgaagatgacgaaacCATCGAATTGCAAGAAATGGGCATGGGTAGCAGCTCACAGGACCGTGGCTTGATCTCGCCCCCTCCTGAATACATAGATATGAGCAACGGAACAATCGTGACCGTGCTCGCAGTCATCGTGTGGCTGATCATTTCGGGCTTAAATTTCTACATGTTGATGGGCTTCACTACGGGCCAAGAGGTTCACCTCTGATATAATTTCGTTAACTAGTACTTTAATACACACTCCATTCATACAaatttattaataataCCTACTTCCGTTTACGCAATTGACGTTTATACTAGTGGCCTTGTCGCCCCGTACGAGCCAATCAGGGCCCCGCGCGTTATTTCCGCCGCTTGCTGCCTGCTCTGGTTGAATCTCCCTATGAAAAGGGACCTAATTGGTATGGGCACAGCATTAATAAAGATCAGCAATCGCTTACTTATCAAGCCGGCAGATCTTAAAGTTACCTCATTCCTTCATACCCAACCGCAGTTCACATACCTGTTTATTaaaacaatttgaaaatttgtaTCTGAAGTAGAACaggagaaaagaaaacaacaattaTATTTGACACTATAACAAACTAATACACAGTAATGTTATCAAGGGCCATATTCAGAAATCCAGTTATAAATAGAACTCTGTTGAGTGCCAGACCTGCCGCTTACACTGCGACCAGATTGACCAGAAGTTCATTGATTCAGAGCAGGAAGTATTCTGACGCGCACGACGATGAAACCTTCGAGGAATTCACCGCAAGATACGAAAAGGAATTCGATGAAGCTTACGACTTGTTCGAAGTGCAAAGAGTGTTGAACAACTGTTTCTCTTACGATTTGGTCCCTGCTCCGGCAGTCATCGAAAAGGCTTTAAGAGCCGCCAGAAGAGTCAATGACTTACCTACCGCCATCAGAGTATTTGAAGCTTTGAAATACAAAGTCGAGAATGAAGACCAATACAAGGCCTACTTGGACGAACTGAAGGATGTCAGAAAAGAGCTGGGCGTTCCCTTGAAGGAAGAGCTATTTCCAAGCTCTTCTTGAATGTCATGAAAAAGCTACCCCGCAACGTTTGTAGTTGTGTCGTctgttttttattatttgtgGAAAACCTCCCCATTTGGAATAAGATTCgtatttattttgtaaaaCGATTTTagtttctattttttttgctttcccTTTTGTCctattatttgttttacCCATGATGGATATCCATCTATTCAGAAACTAATAATCGAAAATAAACGGTAGGAATTCCAGAAGgagaaaatagaaaaagtagaaaaaagaatatttaaattTAACCATTATGATCTCCAACATTTTTCTCTGTCTTATTCCTTTTAACAAATTATATCATTGGTAATAAAGGCTGGTCACAGATTACCTTTGATACCTTTTGTTAATAACTTTTTTGTACGCAATCGGATGGAAAGAATAATGAAAGGAAATTTtatggaaaaaataaaaagataattAAACAAttatataaagaaacaaaatctTGGTTACTTCTAAACTATCGTCCAGTTATCTATCActggtttatttttgttccTCGTCACTGTATTATTCTGACATATTGTAAATGTCACTTCATACTAAAACTGCGGGAAGAtttgcttgaaaaaaaaaattttccactAGAGCTCATCgcaaaatttgaaaagtagCGAAAATATTTGTATGCTGTTTTTAAAGAACAGTGTACTTTACTAGAAGCATTTGAAAACAGGCAGACTAACCCCACATTCCTGAATATAAAGTACAAGATGGCTAGGAAAACtaattcaaagaaatccACACCTGTGAATACACCAAccaagcaaaaaaagaaggttgctgaaaagaaacctTCCACGATTATTCCAAAGGAAAGAGTGACTAAAGCTGTTGATGAACTAATAAAATACACCTCCAAGTCCCAAGAAAGCGacaaggaagaagaaaagaatggtAAGAAACAACTGttggaagatgatgaggcggaattgaagaaagatttaCAACTAATCGTAGtgaataataaatcattTACCGGTACTTCTAAATCcttcaaattgaaattgcTGAATATTAAGCATTCTCTTTATAAGCCTTGGAAAGAAGCCAGTTTGACCGCTGTCAAAGATTTTAAGACTCTATTGATCTTGAAGGATTCTGACATCAAAAAAGTATCGGAAGATGATTTATTCGATAAATTAGACTCTGAAGGCATCAAAATTGACGAAATTATCTGCGGTAAGGATTTGAAAACTGTTTACAAAGCTTACGAGGCTAGAAGTGCTTTCATTTcccaattttctttgatcttgGCCGATGACAGTATAGTTACATCTTTGCCAAAACTAATGGGTGTCAAGGCTTACAACAAAGTGGAAACTACTCCAGTAGCAATCAGAACACAAGCAAACAAGGAATTCTCATTGACCACTTTGACGAACAACATTAAGAAGGTATATTTAAACCAATTGCCTATCAAAATGCCAAGAGGTACCACTTTGAATGTGCATTTAGGTAATTTGGAATGGTTGAAGCCAGAAGAGTTCGTAGATAACATTTTATCAGTCTCCGAGCAATTAATCAAGGGTTTCCCAATCAGATCGGTTTTCATTAAAACGAACAAATCCCCTGTATTGCCATTGTATTACAATCAAGACGTTCTAGATGAACTTGTCGctaagaaggaaaagactcaagaaaaaacagaagatGACATGGTCACCATTGATGGTGTTCAAGTTCACCTATCTACTTTCAACAAGGGTTTGATGGAAATCGCTAACCCTACTGAACTGGGTGCAATCTTCTCTAGACAGGTCAATAGCGCTAAAAAGAGAACTTCTGATGAACTTGAGAAGAAGTCTAGTGAATCTGAAACCGTCAAGAAAGCTAAGAATTGATGCgctttatcatttttttctttcctttcatTTTAGCTGAAGTTTTCATAGAGTGCGcatatgtatatatctatatatgtTTTAAGTGTATATTAAATATAAAGTCATTATCTGAATATTGGTTTCTCGGTCCAACTAGTTTTTACGTTCTAATGTATTCAATGGTGGTTACTacaatttttggtttagCGTATTAATACTGCTTGAAAAGTGACTTTGAAGGACAAAATATTATCTTGAATATTTCTATAGGTATTTGCAAGACAAAAGTGATAGTATATGCCACCAAGCAATACACTCATTTGGGAAAGCTTTTGACTGGagagaaagaaacagaaagtAGCAATAAAAAAGGGTTTTCCTTATCTTTATGTCATTTATACcttatttaaaaatttaattACCgttaatatatatttgagATGTGACAAACTGCACAATCCCTACCTAAACGCACCGAACGGGACCGTTTGAATCGgaacattttctttcaaagtttctTGTAGCAAACGAATGACTGAATTAAAAGTGTGACGAttacttatttatttaagCCGAGCAGCATGgcttcttggttttttcaGACTTGTTGCCACAGGGGCATTTGTCATCACTGTCACAGCCAGTTGGACAGTTGCACGATTTTTGACACTGTTCATTGGTTTTGCAACTACCACATTTGCATTGACATTGGTGGCCTTCGTTTTGGAAATTGATTAGTTCGCTGAACATTTTATGTGATTGGTTAAAGggatattttgtttttgattatCCTTCTGAATGATAACAGGAGAAAGAAACATTGATGGAATTGAAAGGATATCTGGttattttccttcttcttttatatgCTTTTGCCATTCCATCTTGTAATGgtagttttttttgctggTACCCTCAGCGGAAAAGGCGCATCAGCCTTTTGGCTTCTAGAAGGAATGTCAGCAAAAGCATCTCGAATAGTGACAGCAGTAATACCTTTCTTAAATTACTCAGCCATAGAGGtcaaaacaagaaaatggtTGTTGCAAAAGCGCAGAAACAATGATAAAAGTCAACCATGTAAACctatacacatatataaagaaaataatacaaaagTGTTTAAATACAGATACGTACATGTACATATGCACGTATAGCGTCCAAGTATTGATAATAGGACTCCCTCCTTCTACTTATAGAATGCGTCATAGAAATCATTGAAGTTAGCCGTAGTAATCCCTAAATTGTCTGATTCCAAATCCTTGTCAataattatatttttttggaaaatttctCTATCCATTAAGAAATCcgaaatttctttgaacttCAAATAGGTTCTGTTTAGTTCGTTGATCGGAAACTTTAAGAGAACGTTTTTGTTCTTCGCTGACTGACTATAATCTGTAgcattgttattattggaGTTTCTTGCgaaattttgttttttcttgctgaATCTCAACATATACTTGATAGAATCCAAAGCTTTGTTGAAGCCTTTGATAGATTTGAAGTCTCCGTTAGAATTCATTTCGTTTCttaagaaagaaacgaTAATTTCtagctttttcaaaatttccaagattttgtCATGTATCAATAGCAATTGAACATTGATTTCCTCATTAGAAAGACTTTTATAAAACTCGTCATATAATATTACCTCACAACGTTGGAAAATGGCAAAAGTTATCATTATGAAATTCTGCAAGATTCGAACAAACTGGTCGGTGGACAAAAACTCATTACCGTTTGCGTGGAAACGCTGATTGCCATTTAAGAATGACCTTATTGATTTAATgggaaaaataaagttgaatgaaattgaataaaaaatgtgCATGGAACTAATGATGTTCATCAAGTTCTTTGCGCATTTTTCATTGCTCTGtgttttgttattgttagACGGCTGTTGAGCTGCCATTGGTAAGGATGATTCgttttgaatgaaaagaaaaaaatttgtgTAGACTATGGTGTTAATGAAGTTTAAGATATCATTCCACTCTTTACTAGCCTCTTCACCGTTAGAACTCAGTAATTTCTTCACCCCTGTAGTCAATGTTTCTAGTaaacttttgattttggatAAATTTACTGGCAAATAGAAGGGAATATTTTGTAGAATATTTATCAATTTTGTTTGTGTTTCCAACAGTTTTAAATCGTTGGCAATTAAAGGTATATCATTTGTATCCATGAAAGAAGGTATTGGCGataaattttcaatggtGGATACCATGAATGAGGACTGACCTAAAAGTGAATGCCTCAAGTAATAcatctttttcaagaaatggaatAATCCAAAATCCTGTATCTGGAAGTTTAACAGACAGTCCAAGTCTTCGTCTAAATTTGACTTGCGATCATCATGTATGTTTAGAGTTTCGTAAAACTTCGCTATGGCAATGAATTTAATTGTTTCTTCGTCATAAGATTTCAGGTCTATCAGTTTGATCCGGCTTCGGATCAACTTTGAATTATTCATTAATTCTGAAACGTTAAAAGAGGTGGCTTGTTTATTGAATAAAGTCATTGAATCGTTCAGCATCAACAGAACTACGTTCAGTTGACCTAGTTTAGCTAACTGAGACAATGATAAATCAGTTGTCGAGAAGGATTGATCAGACTCACTTTCGGAGAAAAGCCCGTTAACGAAGTCCAACAAGTCCgatattttaaatattgGCAGGAAGTCTCCAAAACTTAGATTCTCAGCAGCTGCAGTGCCCAATGCCTCGACAATTGTGGGCTTTGATGGTAACTTTACTTTATCAATTTCCGCAAATATTTTGTGATCGTTGTCATCACCTGGGCTCAATTTGAACTGATTGATATGGCAAATATCGTGCAAAATGTTATAGAACTTGAACAGATAATTGTCTCTCAAgataatgaaatttttggtgaaaagaaaatttggagTGTCCTTCAATGGTTTCACCTGAACCAAACTTTGTATATCTGTTATTGTTAAGGCTGTAAAGTACTTTTGCGACGACAAAGAGGAAGCAGAATTTGGAGGGTCCAATTCAGCTCCCTTACCATTGGCCAGACCTTTCTTGTAACCATGTCCCATCTTGGTGATTTTGTTCGTGGTGGCACTACTAGTGATTAGAttagatttttcttttaaacttttcaattgCAGATTTTGTAAGTCAATCAACTTAGTTCTCAAAAACTCCATTTCCTTGAGCAAgacttcttcttgtgtGAACGGAGAAGTCATTAGATCGAAAATTGCTGAGTCTTGATTCAAGCTCACATTGAAAGAGTATGGGTTGTCCGCATAGTCAAAATTTTGAGCGTTGATCAGTTGTAGTCGCGTGTTGTATTCTCTGATTTGGTCCATGGAGGGCACATCAGGACTATCAGTTCTTACAATGGTGCTGGCGTGAGCAGTATTATTAACGTTACTGTTAATTTGAGGAGGTGCGGTATTATTGCTAGTAGTGGTATTTTGGTAGCTGGCGGTCTTGTTCCATTGCGCGCTGGTGTCTATAGCAGTGCTAAAGGTGAAGTTAGAAGGGTCTACCGACGTTTGCATGATCGGGTACTGGGTCTGAATCATCACGTTTTTCTGGCTCCCACCGTTTCCCTGATTGAAATGGTTGGTACCTTGGCCGTTGCCAAGCGTGGAGATCCCGGACGCAGAAGGCACAGCTACCATCTTACCGGGCCCGTCCGGATAGAAACAATCCGGCTTATTGTACTTGACGCAATTCCCACATATCGGTTTTGCTCTGTCGCACCCGATCTTTCTCTTCCTGCACTGGGTGCAAGCAGGCGGCTTCCTCACTTTTCTCACTTGCATGTCCATCATagtcaaaaagaaacagcaaCGCTACAGCACTAGTCACAGCAGACAACACCAATGCTCCTCTCGCACATTGGCAGATTCCATtcaaataacaacaacttcttcttgttcttcctCTCTTTGCATCGTTTCTGCAAAAATATCACGCTGTACGAGCTGGGATGCATAAGGGCCAACCACGATCTACGGTTGGTGCCAAGACCAGCTTCAGAACAACAGCATGGGTGATCAGACTGGCCCATTGGTTGCTATAGTGGGTGCCACCTGTGGCCAGTCAGGCTCAGCTTTGCTTTGCTGCGGAGGGCGCACACGCAGGACAGCTTTTTTGTCAATTAAATTAGAATATCTTAAACTATATTACTCAATCACAGATGTCTATATATGTAAGTATATTACCAATGTCACCCAAAAACTTACGAAGAGGGTTTGAGGGTCCATTCACCACAGTCTGCAATCTTGACTGGGTCCAAGGGCTTGTCATTGGAGTCCCTGGCAACGTGCTGGATGTAATTGACTACGTCCATACCGTCCACCACTTGGCCGAAAACCACATGTTTGCCGTCAAGCCACGATGCCTCGTCCACGGTAGTGATGAAGAACTGTGACCCGTTGGTGTCCTTACCCCGGTTGGCCATCGACAGCCTGCCCTTACGATCGTGCTTCAAGGTGAAGTTCTCGTCGGGAAACGTGTCTCCGTAGATGGACTTGCCTCCCACACCTGTGCCGTGTGTGAAGTCGCCTCCCTGGATCATAAAGTTGGGGATTACTCTGTGGAAAGTGGACTCGACGAACCCCTTCTTTGAGTCCGTAGTGGTGCTCAGCTTGTAAAAGTTCTTGACGGTCTTGGGACAGATTTTCCCGTATAATCCAATTACGATTTTGCCAaccttttcttcaccatGCTCGATATCGAAAAACACCTTTTGAGTAATCACCTCATCATCTTTGTCTACCAACTCACCCACTTTAGATGCGATTACGTTGGCGCTaagaagcagcagcagccaGTACCATAAACCAAATACTttcattttgctttttgctttttgcTTCACTCCACtttctgtttttccttcttcttttagctattttcactttttatcgtttgtatcaattaaaaaaaaataaatataattGCTTTTGCGGGGGGATCAAGAATACAGTACAAAGATACATACAATTGCGGTCGCAGCTCTCATATGTAGCTGGGAGTGGACCTAATGCTTGTCACCATCAGCTTATCCAGCATCTCCGTGGTGATTCCCATGTTCCCATTGCCGGCACGGCCGGCACCATTGTCCACAGTCTGACCTCCCGTGCCCACGGTGTTGACGGTCATGTTAACGTTCGTGGTCGAGGGAACAGTGGCCATATTTGCGGCGCCGGTGGGCCGTACACTGTTCTTATTACTGCCGCCACCAACATTATTGCCGTTGTTTGCGCCAGTGGTGGCGGTGGTAGTGGCGGTGTCTATGGGCACTTTGTAGTGCACGCCTTGCGAGGGCTGGAATTCGATGAGGTCGTACAGGCTCTTCAATGTGCTGTTAAGGTGGTAACTAGTAGACATCAGCCTGCTCTGTACAATCTTGAAAACCGTCGGCGATTGATATACGTTGGCACCAATTATGTAGTAATCCTGTAGCGGAATGATCCTAGGCCCCCTAGAGCTGCCTGCAGTAGTATTATTTATTCGTTTCTGTTTCTTGATGACCCAGAAGTCCGGTTCTCGTACACTGCTTAGCACGTACTCGGTACCGTCCAGCTTCATTAGTTCTTCCTCTAATTGCATGTACATCGGGTACTTAAAGAGAATTTGTCTTCTTGCCGGGTCCACATAAGCAAGTTCGTCTTCCACATTCTTGCCGTCTGGCAGGTTCATTATGTTCTGTGTCATGTTCACGCCAGCATTAGGATCATTCAACTGAGAGAACTGTCTTTGCATTTTGATAACCTGATTATTCGACGTTTTGTCGAAAAATGGtgattctgaaaaataatcTAGAACATTTTCGGTTCTTAGACCAAACACCTGGATCCATTCTGGTGATTTCCACTGCAATTCATCCAACGGTGTGACGTTCATTGCGAGATATTCTGATCTACCTACTGTTTTACCTTCCAATATTGCTGTTATattcttctcttccttCTATCATTTTCCACTCACTTATAATACGCtcactaaaaaaaaaagaaatcgaGTTGAAATTGGAACAGttcttttgaacaaaaagaataaacaaGAAGAATCTCAAGTGATCAATATTATAGTGGGATTTAGAACCTTTCTCACGATGATGTCTCTACGAATGAACAACGGCCTCCCCATGCTCTTGAAGAGGTCACTGACTACTTCTAAAGCTGCGTATCGGTTTCATTCAACCATCCCTAAACCAAACGAACAGATACCTGATGTCGATACATTTCTAGCCAAAATCGGCCGTAATTGTAACGAACTGAAGGACACATTTGAGAACAACTGGAATAATCTTTTTCTATGGGATTCCAAGAcattaaaggaaaaaggcGTGAATATCCAACAGAGGAGATATATCTTAAACCAAATCCAGAAATACCGTAACAATGAACCCATCCGTGAGATAAAATTGGGCAAGAAGTCATTTTTTGGCGGTGAGAGGAAGAGAAAGGCATTTACTGCTAAATGGAAGGCTGAAAATAAGCAGTAGGCTAGATTACAAGCTCTATATATCTATCCTTATATACTTGTAAATATACAACAAACCAATACTAATTCGTATACTTATTCTACGTCTATGTCTTTTTAGTACGTTGGGCTTTTCAACTTCTCATCATATAAAAATTGGGAAGTAAAAATAAGTTTTGAAGTCGCAACAATGAGAAAAATGTCGATTAGCAAGATGAGTAAAGCAACGACGGCCCAGGACATGAACGCCTCAGATGGTCAGCACTTACGATTGCTTGAACTACTGGCAGACTACGATTCCACTTTAGAGCAATTACAAAAGGGTTTCCAAGATGGGTACATTCAATTAAGCAGATCGAACTACTACAATAAAGACTCGTTGCGAGGCAATTATGGTAAAGACTATTGGGACGAAACGTACGTAGGGCAATTGGTGGCAGCAGTAGATGAAAGCAGCTCTAAATTGGTGATAGATATCGTAAAAAGAAACCCTCAAGAAGACCAAGTGGCGGATgtaacaaaagaagaagataataCACTgattcaaagaaagaaaggaacgaaaaaggaaactgaaaaaggGCAAAGCCCTAAACCTGTGCAGAATTATGACCCGATTTTGATGTTTGGAGGGGTGCTGTCCGTTCCATCTTCATTGAGACAGTCGCAGACAAGCTTCAGAGGCTGTATTCCCTTAATGGTTCAGTTGATTAATTATAAAAACGAGATATTAACGCTATCAAAGAAACTGGCTGAGCagaaataaagaatttattatttaaagAATATAGTAGAAGAAGTAATACATACGTGtaaattgaagaaagaacaaagaaataatTATTAGAAGGATGTcgtaaaataaaataatcaaaGTCCATGGTCtgagaaaaacaaaaataaagaaaccaaacaaaaattccatacctaaagaagaaaagcaaacacCATAATAATACAAAGTATCACACCACGTTACATCATGTGAAGGACCCACAGAACAATATGAAAGTGAATCAGagaggaagatgaaaaaaaaagagaagataGTACAAGTGTTTTAAGGTGTACTTGTTTCACTACACTGGTAATAAAATTTCAACACATCATCCACAGATATCCTATTACCAGGTGAATTCAGCGATTCGTCGATGTTGAGATAGTTTTTCAACTCAGGGGTATGTATCGCATTCGAGTCTCTTGGTTTGAATTTGCTATAAAGTGACGAAGCACAGGGTGAAGGCTTATTAGTGTCGTCACCGGCGGCGTCCCCAAGAACCGAGGGGAACGAATAGTTTTTCAGGTCTTCCAATGTCATCTCTATTTCCGTAGGCCAGTCCATTTGCTTAGTCTTATTAGGGGTACTGCTGGTTTTGTTACTATCGTGGTGCGAATCCATTGTAGTAGCTATTGTGGAAGAAGAGACTATCCTGCTCGAATCGTTCATCACAACGTTGGAATATCTAGAAGAGACGTTTGATTCTGGTCGAGGTTGTGGTGCCAACGACGtgaaattgaacaaagGCTCTACGCCATCGTCCTGTTCCTCTCTTTCGTCCTGCGATTCATAGTTGTTGTCCTCCTTTTTACCATTAGCGTGCGAGATATGATGAAAGCCAAATGGGGCAGATATACTGGATTGTTTCGTAGTTTTGGTGGGCCCATGCGGTTTTATTGACAGCAAGTCCTTTCTCTTGAACATTCCCAGgaaatttctctttttgttgGTCAAAAACTTGTGATTAGAATTTATGTTAGAGTTGATCGTCATGTAATTGGGCAGGGGGGGCAATTTGatgttgttcttgtttggCAGGGCCAGCTTTTCACTATCGACGAGAACAATCCCCAAGTCTTCATCGGTGTCCTCTTCGGAATCCGTACTGGGCCCATTCATGAACCGTTGTCTCACTTGGAACCCATACAGTTTCTCCATTTCTTGGTCCTCGTCTATCCAGATGGATCTCATTTGAGGCAGCTCCATTTGTTGGtgatttttctcttcaatcATTCTCTCGAATTGATGGCAAGTTGTGACAAGCGAGTGTGCAAAGCAAATATTAACAAATAATCAAGTTAGAAATAGTTGGTTCGATGGTAATCGAGggtattgttgttttcagtTTCAATCAACCGGTTGCATTAAATTTATCACAGTTAAAATTGTATGCTGCAACAGGGCAAGCCttcaaacaacaaaagttGTTTATCCTTCGTTTTTCCAGTTTGTGAAAATCGTCGAAAAatctctttgtttttctttccctCTATTGTTGTCTTTTCGCGAATTCGCGTCGCGTTTCCGTGCGACGCGATGATAATACCCTTGCTATGATTGTGGCATGTAAT
It encodes:
- the VMA22 gene encoding Vma22p, whose amino-acid sequence is MRKMSISKMSKATTAQDMNASDGQHLRLLELLADYDSTLEQLQKGFQDGYIQLSRSNYYNKDSLRGNYGKDYWDETYVGQLVAAVDESSSKLVIDIVKRNPQEDQVADVTKEEDNTLIQRKKGTKKETEKGQSPKPVQNYDPILMFGGVLSVPSSLRQSQTSFRGCIPLMVQLINYKNEILTLSKKLAEQK
- the GIC1 gene encoding Gic1p is translated as MIEEKNHQQMELPQMRSIWIDEDQEMEKLYGFQVRQRFMNGPSTDSEEDTDEDLGIVLVDSEKLALPNKNNIKLPPLPNYMTINSNINSNHKFLTNKKRNFLGMFKRKDLLSIKPHGPTKTTKQSSISAPFGFHHISHANGKKEDNNYESQDEREEQDDGVEPLFNFTSLAPQPRPESNVSSRYSNVVMNDSSRIVSSSTIATTMDSHHDSNKTSSTPNKTKQMDWPTEIEMTLEDLKNYSFPSVLGDAAGDDTNKPSPCASSLYSKFKPRDSNAIHTPELKNYLNIDESLNSPGNRISVDDVLKFYYQCSETSTP